One Littorina saxatilis isolate snail1 linkage group LG1, US_GU_Lsax_2.0, whole genome shotgun sequence genomic window carries:
- the LOC138969566 gene encoding transcription factor E2F5-like: MQPVSATYFKHRTPIMQSLEIVRVGKGLPDHNFQDHAPSRHEKSLGLLTTKFVTLLQEAKDGVLDLKVAADQLAVRQKRRIYDITNVLEGIGLIEKKSKNSIQWKGAGPGCNSREISDRLVSLKDELEELARRERELDQHKLWVQQSIRNVTDEVSNTRLAYVSHEDVCKCFEGETLLAIQAPSGTQMEVPIPEVGPGFKKNYQIHLKSQSGPINVLLVNKDSDSDKPVVVQVPPPPPPGTDSQNQNPAAGATAMDTRGARGKRSPTKSPLRPTQTTAGATVDPSPMMTRMATRSSPRKSQPDNFLQPSTSAGASINPPMLGQPSTSDDNPADLLFDPSDLPDLESFFDQDALQQPLMRLSPPPTEHDYFYNLDESEGVCDMFDVFPMTM, from the exons CACGAGAAGAGCCTGGGATTACTGACCACAAAGTTTGTAACGCTCTTGCAGGAAGCGAAAGATGGCGTTTTGGACCTGAAAGTG GCAGCAGACCAGCTTGCAGTGCGACAGAAGAGGAGGATCTATGACATCACAAATGTACTGGAAGGAATCGGCCTGATAGAAAAGAAGTCCAAGAACAGCATACAGTGGAA AGGGGCAGGGCCAGGTTGCAACTCTCGTGAAATCTCCGATCGCTTGGTTTCACTGAAAGATGAACTGGAGGAATTGGCGCGGCGAGAACGAGAACTTGACCAGCACAAATTGTGGGTGCAGCAGTCCATCAGAAATGTCACAGATGAAGTCTCAAACACACG ATTGGCGTATGTGTCCCACGAAGatgtgtgtaaatgttttgaaGGAGAGACATTGCTGGCGATTCAAGCACCTTCGGGCACACAAATGGAAGTTCCTATTCCAGAAGTT GGTCCAGGGTTCAAGAAGAACTACCAGATCCACCTGAAGAGCCAGTCGGGGCCTATCAACGTTCTCCTCGTCAACAAAGACTCTGACTCCGACAAACCAGTGGTGGTGCAAGTACCCCCACCGCCACCCCCAGGCACCGACAGCCAGAATCAGAACCCTGCTGCTGGTGCTACTGCTATGGATACGAGAGGAGCCAGGGGAAAG CGATCTCCAACGAAATCTCCACTACGGCCTACACAGACCACAGCCGGTGCTACAGTGGACCCTTCACCCATGATGACTCGCATGGCCACGCGGTCCTCGCCCCGCAAGTCTCAGCCTGACAACTTTTTGCAGC caTCAACTTCTGCAGGCGCTAGCATCAACCCACCCATGTTGGGCCAACCGTCAACATCTGATGACAACCCTGCAGACCTTTTGTTCGACCCCTCAGACCTGCCTG ACCTGGAAAGCTTTTTTGATCAAGATG CACTACAACAGCCGCTGATGAGGCTGAGTCCTCCACCCACAGAACACGATTACTTCTACAACTTGGACGAATCTGAAGGAGTGTGCGATATGTTCGACGTCTTTCCCATGACCATGTGA